The Plectropomus leopardus isolate mb chromosome 22, YSFRI_Pleo_2.0, whole genome shotgun sequence genome includes a window with the following:
- the alg10 gene encoding dol-P-Glc:Glc(2)Man(9)GlcNAc(2)-PP-Dol alpha-1,2-glucosyltransferase gives MEKFEGYIFTALCSTNFLISCLLFSRVTREQREPYMDEIFHVPQAQKYCHGKFNEWDPMITTLPGLYLVSVGVIKPVVWLADLTGQVVCSTAMLRFINLLFNCGNLYLLYLLICKLHLREKTRTTSRRVLSALSLSTFPVLYFFNFLYYTDAGSTFFILFTYLMTLYGCHKASALLGVCSVLFRQTNIIWVAFCASTLVAAKMDEAWRVEHTKKRDEKSPPSQVPLSLSGAKKVTLFTLEFLTSPSHVKAVLLVAWPYAVVGVGFLAFVVLNDGIVVGDRTSHEACLNFPQLFYFLSFTLFFSLPVSLCYHRTLRFLHALKKQPLFFLFVTCVSLLLVWKFTFVHKYLLADNRHFPFYVWKRLYQRHELVRFLLVPAYVFAGWNFLDSFKSRSLFWSLAFLACLLAATVPQKLLEFRYFIVPYLMYRLHMPLPSLPRLIVEFLLYTAVNTATLYIFITKTFHWPDSTATQRFMW, from the exons ATGGAGAAATTTGAGGGCTACATCTTCACTGCTCTCTGCAGCACCAACTTTCTCATCTCCTGCCTGCTCTTCTCCAGAGTCACCCGGGAGCAGAGAGAGCCCTACATGGACGAGATTTTTCACGTCCCACAAGCTCAGAAATACTGCCACGGGAAATTTAACGAG TGGGACCCGATGATCACCACTCTCCCGGGCTTGTACCTGGTCTCCGTGGGAGTCATCAAGCCCGTGGTGTGGCTCGCTGACCTGACAGGCCAGGTGGTGTGCTCCACAGCGATGCTGCGATTCATCAACCTGCTCTTCAATTGCGGCAACCTTTACCTGCTCTACCTGCTCATCTGCAAACTGCACCTCAGGGAGAAG ACACGAACAACCTCACGGCGAGTGCTGTCAGCGCTGTCTCTATCCACCTTCCCCGTGCTCTACTTTTTTAACTTCCTCTACTACACTGACGCCGGATCGACTTTCTTCATCCTCTTCACCTACCTCATGACGCTCTACGGCTGCCACAAGGCATCGGCGCTCCTCGGCGTCTGCTCTGTGCTCTTCCGCCAGACCAACATCATCTGGGTGGCCTTCTGCGCGAGCACATTGGTGGCCGCCAAAATGGACGAGGCCTGGAGGGTGGAGCACACGAAAAAGAGGGATGAGAAGTCTCCTCCATCGCAGGTTCCGCTGTCACTCAGTGGTGCTAAGAAAGTGACGCTTTTTACGCTGGAGTTCCTCACTTCACCCAGTCACGTGAAGGCGGTGCTGCTGGTGGCGTGGCCTTACGCAGTGGTCGGTGTGGGCTTCTTGGCGTTCGTGGTGCTGAATGATGGGATAGTGGTGGGTGACAGGACGAGTCACGAAGCCTGCCTCAACTTTCCCCAGCTTTTCTATTTCCTCTCCTTCACCCTGTTCTTCTCCCTGCCCGTCTCGCTTTGTTACCACCGCACTCTTCGCTTCCTCCACGCTCTAAAGAAGCAGCCTCTGTTCTTCCTCTTCGTCACGTGCGTCTCCCTGCTCCTGGTGTGGAAGTTCACCTTCGTCCACAAGTACCTCCTGGCGGATAACCGCCATTTCCCCTTCTACGTGTGGAAACGGCTTTACCAGAGGCACGAGCTGGTGCGCTTTCTCCTTGTCCCTGCGTACGTGTTCGCAGGGTGGAATTTTCTGGACTCCTTTAAGTCGCGCTCACTGTTCTGGAGTTTGGCGTTCCTGGCGTGCCTCCTGGCTGCCACAGTGCCCCAGAAACTGCTGGAGTTCAGGTACTTTATCGTGCCCTACCTGATGTACCGCCTGCACATgcccctcccctctcttcccAGACTCATTGTGGAGTTCCTCTTGTACACTGCGGTCAACACTGCCACGCTTTACATCTTCATCACCAAGACCTTCCACTGGCCGGACAGCACGGCCACACAGAGGTTCATGTGGTGA
- the tprkb gene encoding EKC/KEOPS complex subunit TPRKB: MNLTHELELFPDLRVTQVLFKEVKNAAELRQCAVEGKIKGALINPTMLVSPFQVLVAANKAVSLQKIGKMKTRSLFSEIIFNLSPTNNISEAFKRFGISDSDVSVLVVLVHNKDESQLVSDITARVNGQQVPAEDVPSLTDFAKVKKLYKVTPQEEKCGTLLDAVVCRMATKDVM, translated from the exons ATGAATTTAACACACGAATTGGAACTTTTTCCCGATCTCAGAGTGACTCAGGTGCTTTTTAAGGAGGTGAAAAATGCGGCAGAGTTGAGGCAGTGTGCGGTGGAGGGTAAAATAAAAGGAGCCCTGATCAACCCGACTATG ctggtGAGTCCTTTCCAGGTGCTGGTAGCTGCTAACAAAGCGGTGAGCTTACAGAAAATTGGGAAAATGAAGACGAGAAGTTTATTCTCAGAAATCATTTTCAACCTGTCACCCACTAATAAT ATCTCAGAGGCGTTCAAAAGGTTTGGGATCTCTGATAGTGATGTCTCTGTCCTGGTGGTCCTGGTTCACAACAAAGATGAGTCGCAGCTTGTGTCAGACATCACAGCCAGGGTAAACGGACAGCAGGTTCCAGCGGAAGATGTTCCTTCACTGACGGATTTTGCAAAAGTCAAAAAG CTATATAAAGTCACCCCGCAGGAGGAGAAGTGTGGCACTCTGCTGGACGCAGTTGTTTGCAGGATGGCCACCAAGGACGTCATGTAG